The nucleotide sequence CGAACTGCGGTTCATTCACCAGTACAACCTGTTCGGCCAGCCGGACAACACCTTCCTGATCGGCGGCCGGGCTTACCGGGGACTTACCGTACGGAAACAGGGCGATGGCAACAACGGCGAAGGGCCCGATTTTGAATTCCTGGATTCTGAACCTAATAAATCCAGTTTCTGCTTTCCGGGTACGAATCTGGCTTTCTTTGCCGAAAATATTTTCCGGATCGGTAAGAACTGGAGCATCACCCCGGGCGCGCGTTTTGAATACATCAATACCAAAGCCGAGGGGTACTATTTCAAGGTCAACAAATTCATTCCCAACGAGAAAATTTACGAAACCCGCACCAATCCGCGTACCTTTATGCTGCTGGGCATCGGCACCAGCCGGAAGTTCGGGCGGAACGCCGAATTCTACGCCAATATTTCGCAGAATTACCGCTCCATTAATTTCAACGACATCAGGGTGGTCAATACCAACGCCCGGGTCGATCCCAATCTTAAGGACGAAACCGGCTTCAACGGGGACTTGGGGCTGCGGGGTACGTTTCGGAACTGGCTGTACGCCGATATCAGCGTTTTTTACCTGAAATACAACGACCGCATCGGCTCCATTTTTTCTACGGACAGCAGTTATATGACCTATCGGTTGCGCACCAACGTTTCGGACAGCCGGAACCTGGGGCTGGAACTGCTGCTCGATGGCGATATTCTCCAAGCGCTGACCCAGGGAAAATCCAAGTATAAACTCAGCCTATACACGAGCCTTTCCCTGATCGACGCCCGGTACATTAATACGAAAAATACGGCCATTGCCAACAAACTGGTCGAGAATGTACCCCCCGTATTGTTTCGCACGGGGCTCAGTACAGGTACCCCCCGCTTCAATCTGACGTACCAGTTTGCCTTTCAGACCAAGCAGTACTCCGATGCCACCAATACGGAAGTGACCCCCACGGCGGTGGATGGTGCGATCCCGGCTTTTTCGGTCATGGATCTGAGCGCGCGCTACAGCTGGCGGCTGTTCACGCTTTCGTCAGGTGTCAACAACCTGACCGACAGCCGGTATTTTACCCGGCGCGCCGATGGGTACCCTGGTCCGGGCATCCTCCCCGCCGACAAGCGGAACTACTACCTGACGCTTCAGTTCAAGATCTGATTCTGTGGCTTTTAGGAAAATCCGTCATCGATATTTGTTAATCGAACAAGTTGGCAAGAGCGTGGGTACCCTACCCGCCATTAGTTTTTCGCGATGATTTTTGAGTAGGAATCCACGAATTGGGACCTTATGGAATCACTTTTCCTATTCTGCCTGCTCTATTGTCTACATTCTCCATGTCCGATTCAAAAGCAATCCAAATGAAAAAAGCCCTGCTCATTTGCCTGGTTTCCGCGGTAACTACCACCTTGTTTTTTTCCTGTAAGAAAGAAGAGCCCAAGCATCCAAACATCCTTTTTATCATGTCGGACGACCACGCCTACCAGGCCATTTCGGCTTATAGCGACAAACTTTTGCAGACGCCCAACATCGACCGCATTGCCCAGGAAGGGATGCTTTTTACCAATGCCTGCGTGACCAACTCCATCTGTGCGCCCTCGCGGGCGGTGATTCTGACGGGCAAGCACAGCCATCTCAATGGCAAGGTCGATAACTATTTCCCGTTTGATACGACCAACGTTACCTTTCCCCAGATTTTGCAAGCCAATGGGTACCAGACGGCTATGTTTGGCAAGCTGCACTTCGGGAACAACCCCAAGGGCTTCGATGAGTTCAAGATCCTGCCCGATCAGGGACATTATTACAACCCCGATTTCATTACCAAAAAAGAAGGAAAAATCACGCTGACCGGCTACGTGACGGATCTCATCACCGACATGACGATCAACTGGCTGAAAAACGAGCGGGAAAAAGACAAGCCTTTCTTCCTGGCGTACCTGCACAAAGCGCCGCACCGCGAATGGCTCCCCGCCGAACGCCATTACAAGGAGTTTATCAACCGTTCTTTCCCGGAACCTACTACGCTGTTCGACGACTACGAAGGACGCGGCCGGGCGGCGCACGAACAGGAAATGAACCTGCTCGAACACATGAACTGGGCGGGCGATTCCAAGATTTTTCCCGAAAACATGGATAAGCTGGGCATCAAGGAATCGCACTCGTACGACAAGGCCAATTATACCAACACGGTGGGGCGCATGAATCCCGAGCAGCGGAAGGTATGGGATGCCACCTACGGTAAAATGAACGAGGAATTCATGAAAAGGTACCCCTCGATGTCACGGACCGACCAGATGAAATGGCGGTACCAGCGCTACATGCAGGATTATCTGGGCTCGATCGCGGCGGTAGACGAAGGGGTAGGTAAGGTACTCGATTTTCTGAAAGCGAACGGACTGGACGAAAACACCATCGTGGTCTATACCTCCGACCAGGGCTTCTACCTGGGCGAACACGGTTGGTTTGACAAGCGCTTTATCTACGATGAATCGTTCAAAACGCCGCTATTGATCAAATGGCCGGGCGTCATCAAAGCCGGCTCGAAAAACACCCAGATGGTGCAGAACCTGGACTTCGCCCAGACGTTCCTCGATGCGGCCGGCATTGCGGCTCCCGCCGATATGCAGGGCGAAAGTCTGGTGCCTATTTTCAAGGGTCAGGGGCAGAATTTCCGGGATGCCGCCTACTACCACTACTACGAGTACCCCAGCGTCCACATGGTGAAGCGGCATTACGGCATCGTGACGGAGAAATTCAAACTGATCCATTTCTACTACGACATCGACGAGTGGGAATTGTACGACCGCCTCAACGACCCGAATGAGATGAAAAACGTGTACAATGACCCGAAATATGCGAATGTCCGAGACGAACTACATAAGAAACTAGCTGCTCTGCGGGTGAAATACAAAGACTCCGAAGCCCTGGACAAAATGTACATTGAAAAGTACAAGGAGCTGGAAAAAAGTGGTAAAATCTTCCGGTAATCTTTCCTTTTGATCCAAGGGTACCCCCGAAGAATCGTCCTTTGTTTATGAAAAGGTAATTTGGCAATCAGGTACCTCACTCAAAACTATACAAGAACGGCGCTTTGTTCGCCGCGCCGGAGTACTGCTTTTCATGCCGCTTCAGCACGCCTAATCCCAGCATTTTCCGCTGGAAGGTACCCCGGTGGAGTTTTTCACCCAAAATGGCTTCGTAGACCTGCTGTAGTTCTTTCATCGTGAAACGCGGGGGTAATAGGTTGCCTCCCACCAGTTTGCGGCTGATGTTGCTCCGCAGGGTTTCCAGGGCTTTTTGCACAATCTGCGCGTGATCGAGCATGAGGGTAGGCAGGGCGTCCACTTCGTACCAGGTGCATGTATCCGACAGGGCATCGGGTGTGGGCACTACTTTCTCGTAGTTAATCAACGCGTAATAGGCCACCGACACGAAACGCTCGAGCAGCCACGACAGATCCACTTCGGGTATTTTATTGGCGTTGATGATCCGCTCCATGATTTCG is from Salmonirosea aquatica and encodes:
- a CDS encoding sulfatase family protein, which codes for MSDSKAIQMKKALLICLVSAVTTTLFFSCKKEEPKHPNILFIMSDDHAYQAISAYSDKLLQTPNIDRIAQEGMLFTNACVTNSICAPSRAVILTGKHSHLNGKVDNYFPFDTTNVTFPQILQANGYQTAMFGKLHFGNNPKGFDEFKILPDQGHYYNPDFITKKEGKITLTGYVTDLITDMTINWLKNEREKDKPFFLAYLHKAPHREWLPAERHYKEFINRSFPEPTTLFDDYEGRGRAAHEQEMNLLEHMNWAGDSKIFPENMDKLGIKESHSYDKANYTNTVGRMNPEQRKVWDATYGKMNEEFMKRYPSMSRTDQMKWRYQRYMQDYLGSIAAVDEGVGKVLDFLKANGLDENTIVVYTSDQGFYLGEHGWFDKRFIYDESFKTPLLIKWPGVIKAGSKNTQMVQNLDFAQTFLDAAGIAAPADMQGESLVPIFKGQGQNFRDAAYYHYYEYPSVHMVKRHYGIVTEKFKLIHFYYDIDEWELYDRLNDPNEMKNVYNDPKYANVRDELHKKLAALRVKYKDSEALDKMYIEKYKELEKSGKIFR
- a CDS encoding NUDIX hydrolase; translated protein: MQADEYLRHIAFDSVIFGFSGEKLKILILEFHNTGLFALPGGFVRKDENLNDAVRRGLKERTGLDNIYLEQFHTFGDVARYKPEIMERIINANKIPEVDLSWLLERFVSVAYYALINYEKVVPTPDALSDTCTWYEVDALPTLMLDHAQIVQKALETLRSNISRKLVGGNLLPPRFTMKELQQVYEAILGEKLHRGTFQRKMLGLGVLKRHEKQYSGAANKAPFLYSFE